Within the Pseudarthrobacter sp. W1I19 genome, the region CGCATGGCTGAAGCCCACCACGCCGAACTTGGACGCGCAATAGGCGGTGGCGTCGGCCACTGCACGCTTGCCCAGCGTGGAGGCGACAGTCACCACCCGGCCGTGGGAGGACTTGAGGTAGGGCAGGGCCGCCCGCACCACGGAGACGGTCCCCATCAGGTTGACCCCGATCACCTTTTCCCATTCCGTGGCCTCGACGTCGGCCAGCTTGCCGCACCGGTCGATGCCGGCGGCCGTCACCACCGCTTCGAGCCCGCCCAGTGTTTCGGCGGCTTCCTTAACGGCGGCCTCCACGGCCAGCCGGTCCGCGACGTCCACTTCGAACGCCTTGACGGCGGACACGTTGCTGATGTCGCGGTCCAGCACCACGGGGGTACCGCCTGCCTTCAGGACAGCATCGACGACGGCGGCTCCCAGTCCGGAGGCACCTCCGGTCACAAGTACACGTCCGGGTGATTTCACATCGGCAGTCATGGTGTTCCTTTCGATTGGGAATTCAAAAACTCTTTGGCGCCGTCGGCTGACTTTTCAGCCGTCAGCTCACTTTGGCGAGGGCATCGGCCAGCCCGGTGGTGGAGCGTGCCGGGTGGTACGGGACCGTCAGGCAGCGTCCGCCCCAGCTCTCCACCAAGGGGGCCTCGGGCAGGCTGGCGCCCTTGTAGTCGCCGCCTTTGACCCAGATGTCCGGGCGGAGGCGTTCCAGGGCGGCCTCCGGAGTGTCTTCGTCGAAGACCATCACGGCGTCCACGCATTCCATCGCCAGGAGCAGCTCGGCACGGTCATGCTGGCCGATGATGGGCCGCTCCGGCCCCTTCAGCCGGCGCACGGAATCGTCCGAGTTCAGGCACACGATCAGGCAGTCCCCCAGTTCACGGGCAGCCGCCAGGGAGCGGACATGCCCGGCATGCAGCAGGTCGAAGCACCCGCCGGTCGCCACCACCTTGCCGCCGTTCTCCCTCACAGCGCGGGCCAGCAGCAGCGGGTCGCTGATGCGGGGCTGGACCGGGGCGGGCTCCCCGGCATCCGGAAGGGCGGATACTCCGCCGTTGGCCAGGAAGTCCGCGGCGTCGTGGACAGCCAGCGCTGCGGCTTCGCTGAGCGCGCGGCCGGCCAGGAGGTGCACGGCAAGGCTGGCGGCAAGCCGGTCGCCGGCCCCGCAGGGATCGCCGGCTTCCACTCTCGGGGCGGGAACGGGTTCCGGGCTGCGGCCGGGCCGGCACAGGACAGCGCCCTTCTCGCCCTTGGTCACCAGGACCGCCTGGCTGCCCCATTCCTCCAGCAGGATTCCGCCTGCCTCGGCGGCAGGATCCTGCGCATCGGCAGCGGGACCCGGTGCAGCAGAGAGCCGGACAGCTGCCGGCTCCTGCCGGGCTTCCTTCCGGCCGCGCGACTGCACGGCCTTCTGGGCTTCAGCCAGGTTTGGCGTGACGACGGCGACGCCCGGCACCGGGTCCGGCCCGGCGGGGTGCGGGTCCCAGACGATGGGAACCTCATCCGCCATCCGGGCCAGGAGCTCTCTCAATTGATGGTTCGCCGCAAGGCCACGGCCGTAATCGGCCACGATGATCACACCGGCCTTCTCCACGGCACGGAGCATGGCCGGGGTGACCTCCGGGACGGGAGTCTTTCCACACCCCTGATCAAAACGGACCACGGGATGCGATCCTGCCCGGACCCGGGTTTTGACCGGCGAGGCATAACCGCTGGGACCGGACACGAGCCGCACTCCGGCGAGCTGCCCTTGAAGCTGCCTGCCGGCGTCGTCATCGCCCAGAACCGTCACCAGCGTGACGGGCCAGTTGTCCTGGGCAAGCATCCGGGCCACCAGGCCCGCTCCCCCGGCACGGCGCTTGACGCCGGACACGTCCACCACAGGCACGGGTGCGTCGGGGCTCAGCCGCGTGGCTTCACCGGACAGGTCCACGTCCAGCATCACATCGCCCACCACCACGATCCTCATGCCACACCACCGCGCTTCTGCAGCCCCTGGTTTTGCACACCAAGGTTTGTCAAGGCCAGCGGATCAGCGGACCCGCGCCGGCCCACTTCCAGGTCGAAGGCGCGGCAGATGGCATGCAGGGCGATCAGATGCCCCTCCTGGGCGTTGGCGTTGAGCGCGTCAATCATGACCGCCTCGTCACAGGCCTCAGACAAGGGATTGGGACCGGTGCCCGTAAGCGCCCACGTGGTGACGTTCAGCCGTGATGCTGTTTCGGCAGCCCGAAGCAGGTTGGGACTCTTGCCACTGGTTGACAGCAGCATCAGCACGTCGCCGGACCTGCCGTGGGCCCGCACCTGGCGGGCGAAAACGTCGTCGTACCCGTAATCATTGGCGATGGCCGTCATTGCCGAGGACTCCGCGTGCAGCGAGATGGCAGAGAACGGCACCCGCTCGCCGTCGAACCTTCCCACCAGCTCGGCTGTGAGGTGCTGGGCCTCCGCCGCCGATCCGCCGTTGCCGGCGGCGAGGAGCCGCTGGCCGCGGAGCAGGCGCTGGGCCAGCTCCACTCCCCAGGCGGCCAGGCGGCCGGATTGGCTCCGGAGCGAATCGAGGGCCGGCACCACGTTGTCCAGGTGCGCGCGCACCGCCTCCGCGCTGTCCGGATCCACAAAAGTGGCGCCCGGCAGCACCGCGGGCAGCGGGGCCGGCCGTGCCAGGACCGGCAGGTCGGCTTCACGAAGGGACCATTCCGCAGTCACAGTGCCGCTCCTTCCATCGGGACGACGCCGGGGGCAGCCCCTGCCACCGCCAGCTGATAGGCCTTCTCGGTTTCGGCTGCTACCCGGTCCCAGGAGTACCTGGCCCGCGCGCGCCGCTTTCCTGCATTCCCAAGCTCCGTCCGCAGGGCGGGGTTCTCCAGCAGCAAAGCGAGCGCTGACGCGATGGCCTCGGGGTCCCGTGGCGGCACGTGCAGCCCGGTTCCGTGGTCAACCACAGTGTCCCGCAGGCCGCCTACCGCGGCAGCTACCACCGGGACGCCGCAGGCCATGGCCTCGAGCGGGACGATGCCGAAAGGCTCGTACCAGGGCGCGCACACCACGGCATCGGCACTGCGGAAGATGCCGGGCATCTCGCCGCGTGACACCTGGCCCTGCAGGTTTACCTGGTCCGAAACCCCCAGTTCCCCGGCAAGCTCCAGCAGGCGGCGGACCTCGGGGTCCGCGTGGAGCACGCCCGACTCTGCGCCGCCGCCCACAATCAGGAGCTCGACGTCGTCAAAACCCGCGTCCTTGAGGTACGGCAGCGCACGGATCACCAGGTCCACGCCCTTGCGCGGCACCAGGCGGCCCACGGAGAGGATGCGGTGCTTGCGCTGCCTGGCGGCTGCCGGGCCGTCTGCGGAAAAGAAGCCCAGGTCCACCCCACAGGGGGCAATGGAAATCTTTCCCGTGTTGATGCCCATGGCTTTGAGTTCAAAAACTTCGTCGGAGCAGGTGGCAACGATCCGGTCCACGGACCGACCCACTCCGGGCTCGAGCCAGCGGCGTTCGGCCGGGCTGGTGTCCTCCGCGCCCTGGTGCCGCCGCTTGACCGTGCCCAGGGCGTGGAAGGTTTGGATAACGGGAACCCGGTAACCCTGCTCCGGCCGCCTCGCGGCATCCAGGGCAGCCAGGCCGGACATCCAGAAATGCCCGTGCACCACGTCCGGCGGCCGCTGGCTCCAGTCCCGCGCCACGCCGTCGGCAAGCTCACCCATATAGGGCAGCAACTCATCCTTGGGGACATGCCGCGCCGGGCCCGCGTCCACATGGACCACTTCGAACCGGCGCCCCACGCGGACCCTCTCCGGAAGCTCCGTTGCGTCCCGGCGGGTGTAGACAGTGACATGGTGGCCGCGCTTGGCAAGTGCTTCGGACAACGCGGCAACGTGCACGTTCTGCCCGCCGGCGTCCACCCCGCCCAGCGCCGCGAGCGGACTGGCGTGCTCGGAAATCATCGAGATCTTCATGGGGTCTTCCTCTCTCGCGCCGGAACGAGGATCTTCTCGTCCAGGCCGTCGTTGCTGGCGGTAAGCGGGTGCAGGATCCCCCCGCCCAGGTCCGCGAGGAGCTCATCCCAGCGGTCCTGGAACCTGCCCAGGCCGTAGCGTTCCAGTGCCGCTTCACGGGCGGCGACGCCCCGCCGTCGGGCTTCATCCGGATTGGCGACCAGCCGCTGCGCGCAGCGAAGCAGCTCATCGATATCGGCGGACACGATGCCGGCCTCCGGCGGCACGGTTCGCGGGGCTTCGGTGGTGGCCAGGGCAACCACCGGCATGCCCAGGTGCATGGCTTCCAGCAGGGACAATCCCAGGGAGGTCCAGCGCATGGGGTGTACGTAGACGCGGCAGCGGGCCAGCTCACGGTGCAGCTCCCGGGTCTGGAGGTCGCCGCGGGCCGTCAGCCGGGAGGCGTCAATCCCGGCGGCGGCGGCAAGGCCATCGGTCTTCATGCCGAACACCTGGAGCGGGGCAACGGAGGCGAACGCGGGCAACAGGTCCGTGCCGGTGACCCGGCCGCGGCGGATGGGTTCATTCACTACCACGCCCAACTCCGGCAGCTCCCCGGTGTAGAGCTGCCCTGGGTCTGGAATCCCGTGCTCGATCACCAGGCTGCGCGCCGATCCGTTATCCCACGCCAGCCTGTTGAAGTGCGTGACATGCACCAGGGGGATGGCGCTCTGGTCCGCCAACGGGTGCCGGGTAAACGGGAAGTCCCCCTTGGGGGTGTTGTGCTCCACGTACACCGCAGGCAGGTCAACTCCAGGCCTGCGGCCCAGCAGCCGCGCAACTTCAGCAATCTCCTCAGGGCGCTGCAGGACGACGGCGTCAACGGCGTCCGCATCAAGCCCGCCGAGGTCCACCTCCCGCACCGACGCCGGCCAGTCCCTGCCGGCACGGCCCAGTCCCCAGGCACCACCCCCCGGCAGGACAGGGAGCAGGTACTCGTGGCGGCCACGCACAAAGGCGTCCGTCCATGAACCGTGGACATGCCAGAGCAGGATTCTCATCTGTTGCGGGCCTTTCTACGGGTACTGACGTGGGTACTGAAGGAGCTCACTCCGCCGATCAGGCGCTCCACTGCCGCCACCACTTCCTCCGGCGAAACCGAGTCAAGGCACGGGTGGCCCGGCACGGGGCACACCCGGGCCCGGGACATCCGGCAGGCGGCATTCTGGTCACCGAGCAGCTCCAGCGGGACTCCATACGGAGCCCAGCGGATGGCCGGCACCACCGGCGAAAAGAGGCAGGCCACAGGAGTGCCAACGGCAGCGGCGAGGTGTGCCGGCCCGGTGTTGCCTGTGACCACGGCTTCGGCCCCGGACATCACCCCGGCCAGGGTGTGGAGGTCCGTGCGGCCGCCAAGGTCGAGGGCCGACGGTCCTGCGACTGTCGCGGTCAGGGAGCTCTCTCCCGGGCCGCCGGTTACCACCACCCGGTGCCCTGCGCCCTGCAGGAGTTCGACGGCGGCAGCATGGTGCAGCGGCGGCCACGCCCTGGCAGGGACGGCGGCTCCGGGATGCACCACGACGTAGGGTTCGTCTCCCACGAGGTCCCGGACGCCCGGCACCGATGCAAGGCGGAGTTTCCCGTCGTCCCCGGCAGGCAACCGGAAGCCGCCCGCTTCGGCGATGCCCAGCGCGCGCTCGGCCTCGGGTTGGTCTTCGGGAAAGTCTTCGCCGGGCTTGAGCCGTACGTCCAGCAGGGAGCCTGCGTAATCGGTGGATGCCCCGGTGATCCGTTCCACACCGGCAAGCCGGAGCAGCAGCGCCAGTGGCAGGGGTGACTGGTGGAAGGAGGTGAGGATGACGGCCTCGGTAATCCGGGAGTTACGGACGTACTCGATGAGCCTGTCTGCGTGCGGGCCGGTCATCCGGGGAGCGGGATTCATGATCCACGGGCTGTCCCAGCTGTAGACCTCGGCCACGCCCGGCAGCATTGCCGCCGCCGCCTCGCCCTGCCGTCCGCAAAGCATTACCACCTGGTTCGGGCGGCTGCCGTCCCGGAACCTGCCGTTGGCGACGGCCCGCACGGCGGGCCCGGCCAGCAAAACATCGCCCATGCTGTCCAGCCGTGCCACCAGGACGCGGCCCATCAGGGCTGCCCCCCGAGCAGTGAGACGGCCTCGGCCAGGTTCCGGGCCACCAGCTGGGCCTCGGCCACCTCCTCGAGCCGGGTCACGGGGGTTGGAACGAGCACGCCCGTTGCTCCGGCGGCTTCGGCGGCGCGCACGTCGGCACCGATATCACCAATGAGCGCTGCCTCCGATTCGCGGATGCCAAGCTTGCGGCAGGCACTGTGCACCATTCCCGGTGCAGGCTTGCGGCAGGAGCAGAGGTCCTGCTCCGCATGGGGGCAGACCTCCCACACATCAAAGGGCCCCAGCAGTTCCTCCACCCTGGCATTGACGCCTGCCACGTCGGCAGCGGTAATCAGGCCGCGCGCGATTCCCGACTGGTTGCTGATGACTCCGGTGGCTATCCCGTCTGCCCGGAGGGCGTCCAGGACTTCCTTGGCACCCGGCATTGGGGCGACCCGTTCGGGGTCCCCGTTGTAGGGCACATCGACTACCAGGGTCCCGTCCCGGTCGAACAGGACAGCGCGGAACTTGGAGGTTACGGAGCTTCCCATACCCACTCCGTTCCCCACTGCTGCTGCTCCTAAACAGGGGCTGCTGCTTTTCTCGCCTTTGAACAGGCAAGATAGGACGTCGCTGGGGCTCCTCCCGGTGCTGGTGCTGCCTCCCGGCACGCCTCGGGCGCTAACAGCCCCCGGTCCTGAACGCCGCCCTGGAGGGCGTCCGACGGGATGAATTTTTGCCGGGAACGGAGTTGGGAACTGCGGAGCCGGCAACGTGCCCGCTGCTGAGGAGGCGGCGCTGGAGCTCCACGAGCACCCGGGCCAGCCGGCGGGAAACCTGCATTTGCGACATCCCCAGCCGCTTCCCCAACTGGACCTGGGTTTCCTCACAGAAATAACGGCGGTACAGCAGTTCCCGGTCAGCGGCATCCAGGTCCTGCATGGCCTCGCGCAGGCAGGCCAGGTCTTCGAGCCGTTCCAGGGGTGTTTCCGGGCAT harbors:
- a CDS encoding PfkB family carbohydrate kinase, with product MRIVVVGDVMLDVDLSGEATRLSPDAPVPVVDVSGVKRRAGGAGLVARMLAQDNWPVTLVTVLGDDDAGRQLQGQLAGVRLVSGPSGYASPVKTRVRAGSHPVVRFDQGCGKTPVPEVTPAMLRAVEKAGVIIVADYGRGLAANHQLRELLARMADEVPIVWDPHPAGPDPVPGVAVVTPNLAEAQKAVQSRGRKEARQEPAAVRLSAAPGPAADAQDPAAEAGGILLEEWGSQAVLVTKGEKGAVLCRPGRSPEPVPAPRVEAGDPCGAGDRLAASLAVHLLAGRALSEAAALAVHDAADFLANGGVSALPDAGEPAPVQPRISDPLLLARAVRENGGKVVATGGCFDLLHAGHVRSLAAARELGDCLIVCLNSDDSVRRLKGPERPIIGQHDRAELLLAMECVDAVMVFDEDTPEAALERLRPDIWVKGGDYKGASLPEAPLVESWGGRCLTVPYHPARSTTGLADALAKVS
- a CDS encoding SIS domain-containing protein, whose protein sequence is MTAEWSLREADLPVLARPAPLPAVLPGATFVDPDSAEAVRAHLDNVVPALDSLRSQSGRLAAWGVELAQRLLRGQRLLAAGNGGSAAEAQHLTAELVGRFDGERVPFSAISLHAESSAMTAIANDYGYDDVFARQVRAHGRSGDVLMLLSTSGKSPNLLRAAETASRLNVTTWALTGTGPNPLSEACDEAVMIDALNANAQEGHLIALHAICRAFDLEVGRRGSADPLALTNLGVQNQGLQKRGGVA
- a CDS encoding glycosyltransferase; the protein is MRILLWHVHGSWTDAFVRGRHEYLLPVLPGGGAWGLGRAGRDWPASVREVDLGGLDADAVDAVVLQRPEEIAEVARLLGRRPGVDLPAVYVEHNTPKGDFPFTRHPLADQSAIPLVHVTHFNRLAWDNGSARSLVIEHGIPDPGQLYTGELPELGVVVNEPIRRGRVTGTDLLPAFASVAPLQVFGMKTDGLAAAAGIDASRLTARGDLQTRELHRELARCRVYVHPMRWTSLGLSLLEAMHLGMPVVALATTEAPRTVPPEAGIVSADIDELLRCAQRLVANPDEARRRGVAAREAALERYGLGRFQDRWDELLADLGGGILHPLTASNDGLDEKILVPARERKTP
- a CDS encoding HAD-IIIA family hydrolase, with product MGSSVTSKFRAVLFDRDGTLVVDVPYNGDPERVAPMPGAKEVLDALRADGIATGVISNQSGIARGLITAADVAGVNARVEELLGPFDVWEVCPHAEQDLCSCRKPAPGMVHSACRKLGIRESEAALIGDIGADVRAAEAAGATGVLVPTPVTRLEEVAEAQLVARNLAEAVSLLGGQP
- a CDS encoding glycosyltransferase translates to MKISMISEHASPLAALGGVDAGGQNVHVAALSEALAKRGHHVTVYTRRDATELPERVRVGRRFEVVHVDAGPARHVPKDELLPYMGELADGVARDWSQRPPDVVHGHFWMSGLAALDAARRPEQGYRVPVIQTFHALGTVKRRHQGAEDTSPAERRWLEPGVGRSVDRIVATCSDEVFELKAMGINTGKISIAPCGVDLGFFSADGPAAARQRKHRILSVGRLVPRKGVDLVIRALPYLKDAGFDDVELLIVGGGAESGVLHADPEVRRLLELAGELGVSDQVNLQGQVSRGEMPGIFRSADAVVCAPWYEPFGIVPLEAMACGVPVVAAAVGGLRDTVVDHGTGLHVPPRDPEAIASALALLLENPALRTELGNAGKRRARARYSWDRVAAETEKAYQLAVAGAAPGVVPMEGAAL
- a CDS encoding glycosyltransferase family 9 protein; amino-acid sequence: MGRVLVARLDSMGDVLLAGPAVRAVANGRFRDGSRPNQVVMLCGRQGEAAAAMLPGVAEVYSWDSPWIMNPAPRMTGPHADRLIEYVRNSRITEAVILTSFHQSPLPLALLLRLAGVERITGASTDYAGSLLDVRLKPGEDFPEDQPEAERALGIAEAGGFRLPAGDDGKLRLASVPGVRDLVGDEPYVVVHPGAAVPARAWPPLHHAAAVELLQGAGHRVVVTGGPGESSLTATVAGPSALDLGGRTDLHTLAGVMSGAEAVVTGNTGPAHLAAAVGTPVACLFSPVVPAIRWAPYGVPLELLGDQNAACRMSRARVCPVPGHPCLDSVSPEEVVAAVERLIGGVSSFSTHVSTRRKARNR
- a CDS encoding SDR family oxidoreductase, with amino-acid sequence MTADVKSPGRVLVTGGASGLGAAVVDAVLKAGGTPVVLDRDISNVSAVKAFEVDVADRLAVEAAVKEAAETLGGLEAVVTAAGIDRCGKLADVEATEWEKVIGVNLMGTVSVVRAALPYLKSSHGRVVTVASTLGKRAVADATAYCASKFGVVGFSHALAAETGGEIGVTTMIPGGMKTRFFDDRTEQYKPQDDSRLNDPNNVAQAILFALSQPTGCEVREMLICHEEEGSWP